ctgaatcgctttgttGTACAAcggaaattaacataacattgtaaatcagctatacttcagtttaaaaaaaaaacgttGGGGGAGGGGCTCTGTCTTCTGAAAGCCAGAAATACACATGTATTCTCAAAAGGAGACTATCCAAACCCTCCAATGTTTTATAAAGTGGaatctttaaatattaatgaTTCAAAAACCAAAGGAGGGAAACTCCGGCACCGTCGTCAGGCTATAAATAACTAGGCACTCAACCGGAATTGAGTGGTTAAACATCTTGGAGTTTGTCCTAACAGAGCGTGCTTTCCTGGGAAATGGTAACTGCCACCCTCACTCGGGCCAAATGAACCTTATCTGAATTTTCTCTCCCTTGCAACCAAGGTGCTAGTCCAGAACCCAAAGTCTGCCGTAGCAAAGTCTCTATGGAGAAGCCGAATACGGCTGAGACAACACCAAGATGGTTATCTCTAAACATTAAGAAACGGTTTCCTTCGGCCCTCTTGCATGTGTttgcctcccttcccccaccctgacCATTTGTCCAGCGCTCTCAGGCTTGAACAAATTAGGCTGGATTCAAGACAGATTCCTGCAGTCATGACCCAACACCGGAAGAACTTAAGTGCCTCCTGTGAGGATCACCACTCAGAAGTCCTCTGCCTGGCTAACTATAGAATGGACTGGACAAAGTTTACAAATACCAGGGCCTAGTCAACTCCATCTCTAAGGACATGAAAAGATCCCTTTTCAGAATGCCATCCATCCAGATGACTGGAATCTAGgattaaaaaaactttatatcCAGCGAAACATCTGGTAGGTGCCTATTTTAAAGGCTGATTGAGGTAAATAAAAGTTAGATGGACAGGAGAAAGGCCAGCATGGACAGAGCAGGGCAGTCAGGGGAAGAGTAGCCAGAAAGAGGGTCCTGGGGCAAACAGGGAGCCGTGGCTGCTGGGAGGAGGATGGACTCAGGGGCAGAGAACAAGAGGACTCCCGGCCAGGGACTGGACTAATTTGGCAACCATGGAGATGACAAGCTAAAGCAGGAGTCAGAATTCCAGAGAGAGTGGGGTTGGGACCCTAGGATAAAGTCAGTAAGTCCGGCatctataatatacatttttttaatttggctgtgctgggtcttagttacggcATGCAGATCTTTGCTGTTTAACTGTGGCGTCTGAACtcctagctgtggcatgtgggatttcatTCACTGACCGGGGaccaaacccagaccccctgcattgggagctcagaatcttagctaccagaccaccagggaagtcccagtccaGCATCTATAGATACTCACTGACTATCCCTGTGTGAGTAactgtgtatgcgtgtgtgcgcacacacacacacacacacacactcacacacactgttCTCCTTATACAGAGTCCAGGTGGTGGCCCAGACTCTGGACTGTGGAGCCAAATGCCCAAGTTCAAATTTCAGTTCATCCACTTGCTAGGGGTAAAACTTGGTAAGTCACTGACCATCTCTGTGcccagattcctcatctgtaaggtggAGACAGTAATGAAAGCATCTTCTTAGGGTTGTAACAAGGAGTAAATTAGTTACTGCGGGTAAAGCATTTAGGGACGAGTACCTGTCACAAGAGTATATTTTTCCTATTGCtcctgtaacaaattaccacaaacacaGTGGCTTcgtgaaaataataatttattctcCTGTAATTGTGGAGGCCAGAAGTAGAAAATCAGTCTCACTGGGCTGAAGTCAAGGTGTCGGACGGGCTGACTCTTCTGGGCGCCCCAGGGAAGGCTCCGttcctgccttttccagctcctGGAGGCTGTGGTATTCCCTGGGTCCTGCCCATATCGTCCTGACCTCTGCTCCTACCGCCATCACCATCTTCTTCTCTGTGACCCTCTCActtccctcttataaggacccttggGCTTATTTTTAGGGCCCAGCTGGATAACCCAGAATAATCTCCCCATCCCCAGATCCTTGACTCCATTACATCTACACAGTCCCCTTTGCCCCAGAAGGTAATGTTCCCAGGTTCTGGGGATTTGGATGCAAATAACTTCAAGGACCACTATTCAGTCCACCATtcatgataaagtgaaagtgtgagtcactcagttgtgtccagctctttgtgaccctgtggactgtagcctgtccacgggactctccaggcaagagtactgaagtgggttgccattcctttctccaagggatcttcccaatccagggatcaaaccagagtctcccacattgcgggcagattctttaccgtctgagctaccagggaagcccaccacccatgataagcaataaataaaagtgaactaCTGTTGTTAACATTATCGTCCTGCTTACTCCCTAAGCAGCTCCAGATTGTATCCTCAACCCTGTCTCAAGCTGTGTGGGAGAGAACGGAATGTGGAAAGACCCCTGTCTAGCCCTCAGAAGCTCCCTGAGACCAGACCCCATGCCATCAGACCAGAGCTGGCCATGATGCCAGCTTCATCAGTCAGAGACCTCAGTCACTGGCTGGTCCCCTGAGGGGACAGAGGGGGCAGAAAGCAGACAAATGGAACAGGAAGGAACTCAGAGGTCCCGAGGGGGCTCAGAGAGGGGCCTCTGGGGCTGAGGCTAAGGCTTTCTGATGGTGCTATACTCCGTGGACTTCTCGAGGATCCTGCTGGGAGCGGGGGTGTTGAGATGCTCCATGTTGCTGTAGATTGGCTGTTCATCCGAGGTGTCCAAAGACAGAGCCGCGTAGGTGATGCTGTCCCTGGAAACCTCAGCCTGCAGTGAAGATGTCTTCGGGGTTAGAGGGGTGTAGGGGATGTTGTCCCTGAAAACATCAGCCTGCAGTGAAGATGTCCTTGGGGTTAGAGGTGCTGGCTGGAGGCTGCCCACATGTGGAGGAGGCCTTGGAGGACCCCAAGGAGACAGACCCTCCAGGACTTCTGGAGGCTTCTCCCAggccctccagcccctcctccctccattcAGCCAGGCACCCTGAGTAGCAGAAGGTGCTCTCCCTCAATTCTGTGCCAGGGCAGCACATTTTGCACAGAATACCATGTCACTCGGCCGCACCCAGCATATGGACCGTGTCTGACTGGGCTCTGAGTCTCCAGTGCTGAGGTCTGGTATGGAGGTGATGCCAAAGGCCAAAAGACTGCAGGGGCTCTGCCAGCCAGTCTTTCGATGGCTGCATGTTTGCTCAGCGCCCACCTTCCCACGTGGGCGAGAGAAAACCCAGCCTCAAAGGAGGAGGCAAAAGCGGGTCTGGTCCGAGCCCCACAGCAGCCTCAGCGAGCACATACCGTGTTGGCATAGTCCCCGTCCCCTGAGTAGGCCTGCGGGGAGGAGGGGGCCCTCCCAGAGGCCTTCTTCCGGGAGGAGCCAGAGGGCTTTTCAATCTGCTGCAGGTTCAGGTCTGCGTAGCAGATGTCGCTCCCCGGGGGCTGAAGCACCTAGGAGACGAGACTCAGGTTCCTCTTCCATGGAGGGACACCTGGCTCCCAGCTTCCTCTGCAACCTCCACTTCCTCTCAGCCTCCCACACCTGCCCCCTCCCAAGCCCCCTCCCTTCTTGCTGATTCCAGCATCTTCCTGGGCCCCTTCCCAGCCCTTGCAGCTGGGTTGTGAGCATACGGGCACTTGGACACAGGGATTGTCTGAGGCACTTGGGCCTCGGTGCTCCTGGGAGATGGAAAACAAGAAGGGCAAGGTGTCCAGTGTTTCTGCTCTGACCTCAGGGACTCTCTTACCTGCACTGGGGATGTCCCAGCagctaaaagacaaaaacaaccaGAATTAGAAAGCCCATTCAGAGACTCACCCGTGCCCCCAGGTCTGGGGAAGAAATGAAGTGAATTAGACTTCAGGCTCAGAgaaaagagtgagtgagtgagtgtgtgtgtgtgtgtgtgtgtgcacaagcgcacatgcatgctcagtctctcagttgcatccaactccttgcaatctTGTGAACTGTCgccccaccaggcccctcagtccatggaacttcccaggcaaggatactggagcgggttgccatttcctactccagaggatcttcctgactcagggatcaaacccgcatctcctgaattgcaggcagattctttactgctgagccacctgagaagagaCCTGGTTCTAATTCTCATCCTTCAGATGACAAATAAGGAGACCTCAGTCCATC
This portion of the Bubalus bubalis isolate 160015118507 breed Murrah chromosome 3, NDDB_SH_1, whole genome shotgun sequence genome encodes:
- the CD300LF gene encoding CMRF35-like molecule 1 isoform X7 translates to MEELRLDDTDTYWCGIERTGTDLGNPVEVTIDPAPTTVPTTPPAASTVNTKDNIRFSAATGHRSNDSDGLKLSVLLPLIFAVLLLLSMVASLVVWRMAKRPKKAAGTSPVQVLQPPGSDICYADLNLQQIEKPSGSSRKKASGRAPSSPQAYSGDGDYANTADVFRDNIPYTPLTPKTSSLQAEVSRDSITYAALSLDTSDEQPIYSNMEHLNTPAPSRILEKSTEYSTIRKP